From the genome of Novipirellula aureliae, one region includes:
- a CDS encoding ThuA domain-containing protein, with protein sequence MMLRVFCVAIAMITFSNVADAKLRALIVDGQNNHAVWPKSTIMMKQYLEETGLFEVDINRTVYTWKGDREAAFLPLAGVGETEDLKQPKPDPNFTPAFEKYDVVISNFGYKAANWPESTQRALEEYMENGGGFVSVHAADNCFGQWDEYNRMIGLGGWGGRNSENGPYVYFTNEGELVRDDSPGGCGNHGPQHQIPITVRVKDHPITNGLPDQWLTAKDECYAMLRGPAEKMTILATGKDNSGRAPTDRHEPILMVIDYGKGRTFHTTLGHDDYSCEGVDFIVTFTRGVEWAATGKVTQSVPEDFPTKDKGSSRKFTVK encoded by the coding sequence ATGATGCTTCGAGTGTTCTGTGTCGCCATAGCGATGATCACGTTTTCAAACGTTGCGGATGCGAAACTGCGTGCCCTGATTGTGGACGGCCAAAATAACCATGCGGTTTGGCCGAAATCAACCATCATGATGAAACAGTATCTCGAGGAGACGGGACTGTTCGAAGTTGACATCAATCGCACCGTGTACACCTGGAAAGGTGACCGTGAGGCCGCGTTTTTGCCGCTTGCTGGTGTCGGCGAAACGGAAGACTTGAAGCAGCCCAAGCCGGATCCAAACTTCACGCCAGCGTTTGAAAAATACGATGTCGTGATTTCGAACTTTGGTTACAAAGCAGCCAATTGGCCCGAGTCCACCCAGCGCGCTTTGGAAGAGTATATGGAAAATGGTGGTGGTTTCGTTTCGGTCCATGCCGCAGACAACTGCTTCGGCCAATGGGATGAGTACAACCGAATGATTGGCCTCGGCGGATGGGGGGGACGAAATTCAGAAAACGGCCCGTATGTCTATTTCACAAATGAAGGGGAATTGGTTCGCGATGATTCCCCCGGAGGCTGCGGTAACCATGGTCCGCAACATCAAATTCCGATTACGGTTCGCGTCAAAGATCATCCGATCACCAACGGATTACCTGACCAATGGTTGACGGCGAAGGACGAATGCTATGCCATGCTTCGTGGTCCAGCGGAAAAGATGACGATTCTAGCTACCGGAAAAGATAATTCTGGCAGAGCACCGACCGATCGGCATGAACCGATTTTGATGGTCATCGACTATGGCAAGGGCCGGACCTTCCATACGACGCTCGGCCATGACGACTACTCATGCGAGGGTGTTGATTTCATTGTCACATTCACTCGAGGTGTCGAGTGGGCAGCGACAGGCAAAGTGACGCAGTCCGTCCCAGAGGACTTCCCAACAAAGGACAAAGGTTCAAGCCGCAAATTCACCGTGAAGTAG
- a CDS encoding CinA family protein: MEIEQRNLQPATQLAELLEATKTTIVFAESCTAGLVSATLAAVPGISKWLCGSAVVYREATKVGWLGVDEEQLKRHSAVSAEVTTELAVGVLNRTPEAKLAVAVTGHLGPNAPSIQDGVIFIAVRRRDDSVQDVVSTRFQLSSVDRVDRQHEAADRVIAAAIAAMVVV, translated from the coding sequence ATGGAAATAGAACAACGCAATTTGCAACCTGCCACACAACTTGCTGAGTTGCTCGAAGCGACGAAGACAACGATCGTGTTTGCGGAAAGCTGTACCGCAGGACTTGTCTCCGCAACCCTTGCGGCTGTTCCAGGGATTTCGAAATGGCTATGCGGATCGGCTGTTGTCTACCGCGAAGCAACCAAAGTTGGCTGGCTCGGCGTCGACGAAGAGCAACTGAAACGCCATTCAGCGGTGAGTGCCGAGGTGACCACGGAACTTGCAGTCGGCGTACTTAACCGAACGCCGGAAGCGAAGTTAGCCGTCGCGGTCACTGGACACCTTGGCCCGAATGCACCGTCAATTCAAGACGGCGTCATCTTTATCGCGGTTCGTCGCCGGGATGATTCCGTACAGGATGTCGTCTCGACGAGGTTTCAACTGAGTAGTGTGGATCGCGTCGACAGACAACACGAAGCCGCAGACAGAGTGATTGCGGCCGCCATCGCCGCAATGGTTGTAGTCTAG
- a CDS encoding response regulator, whose amino-acid sequence MIVPNLLVIDDDTAFRSAVCEGLSRRGFEVEQARDGQEALEAIQNKRFHLALVDVHMPRVTGLELLRRLPATPDRPACVLMSAQLDDTIRREAEMMKAYRVLSKPIRLAALCEIVSSALLECYNWRAS is encoded by the coding sequence ATGATTGTGCCCAATTTGTTAGTCATCGATGACGATACGGCATTTCGAAGTGCTGTTTGCGAGGGATTGTCGCGCCGTGGCTTTGAGGTCGAACAGGCGCGCGATGGCCAAGAAGCGCTTGAAGCCATCCAAAACAAGCGTTTTCATTTGGCTTTGGTCGATGTCCATATGCCCCGTGTCACTGGGCTTGAATTACTGCGTCGATTGCCCGCTACCCCCGACCGCCCCGCCTGTGTACTGATGTCCGCCCAATTGGACGACACGATTCGTCGTGAGGCTGAAATGATGAAAGCCTACCGAGTGCTCAGTAAGCCGATTCGCTTGGCGGCTTTGTGCGAAATCGTTAGCAGCGCGTTGCTAGAATGTTACAACTGGCGGGCCAGCTAG
- a CDS encoding secondary thiamine-phosphate synthase enzyme YjbQ, translating into MWIQQTLRLPAFSRGFHLVTQHVVNAVPELASIRVGLVHVFIQHTSASLTINENADPDVRIDFETAMNHAVPESLPYVHTLEGSDDMPAHVKASMMGSSVTIPIANGRLSLGTWQGIYLCEHRDRARGRTLVITIHGE; encoded by the coding sequence ATGTGGATCCAGCAAACACTGCGGCTTCCAGCGTTTAGCCGTGGCTTCCATCTGGTGACTCAACACGTCGTCAATGCAGTGCCCGAATTGGCCTCGATTCGTGTCGGATTGGTGCACGTGTTTATTCAACACACCAGTGCCTCGCTGACGATTAACGAGAACGCGGATCCCGATGTCCGAATCGACTTCGAAACCGCGATGAATCACGCTGTCCCCGAATCGCTTCCTTACGTGCACACCCTCGAGGGAAGCGACGACATGCCCGCCCATGTCAAAGCTTCTATGATGGGATCGAGCGTAACGATTCCGATAGCAAATGGACGTTTATCGCTGGGGACTTGGCAGGGAATCTACCTCTGCGAACACCGCGACCGAGCGCGTGGCCGTACTCTGGTCATTACCATTCATGGAGAATGA
- a CDS encoding Hpt domain-containing protein, with product MHDETDWRQKLSGFAGNDPPTLIAICDAFLEEVPILIRQIRSGWEDPKDEKTLQVAAHTLKSCFRYVAPDSDIERAAEFERGAANPQAIEPERLEQLEAIAARWCELVGELRAETIAARE from the coding sequence ATGCATGATGAAACCGACTGGCGGCAAAAACTTAGCGGATTTGCAGGCAATGACCCACCGACGCTGATTGCCATTTGCGATGCTTTTCTCGAAGAAGTCCCGATCCTAATTCGCCAAATTCGTAGCGGTTGGGAAGACCCTAAGGACGAGAAAACGCTTCAAGTCGCCGCCCATACGCTCAAGTCCTGTTTCCGCTACGTCGCCCCCGATTCGGATATCGAACGGGCGGCGGAGTTTGAACGAGGCGCCGCCAATCCTCAAGCAATCGAGCCAGAGCGACTGGAGCAACTTGAAGCGATTGCAGCTCGTTGGTGCGAACTTGTTGGAGAACTGAGAGCAGAAACCATTGCGGCCCGAGAGTAG
- the cpaB gene encoding Flp pilus assembly protein CpaB, with product MRNKSLILLLAIVCGTVAAIGISQWMQARSTVGGTTATVEIFVAAKAIDLGEQVTPEKIRLEPWPADRIPEGSVGDLALLEGKYAKQKFYVGEPVMPVKLMDNNMATIPMGFQVVSMRADAENSISNLVQPGDRVNVMAYFTKSEVIPQTMTKTVINGVRIFAIDGKTERVTDSEDRVQNARTIQLLIHAGDVDAWTYANELGKIRLTLGNPGDYDEAVQKDGPSKAAEEFVSWIADYQAAQESLRNKKNEPQVRTIGLPAAAPPEPEKKKKNGFKMIKMVQGRMIEYWIADNELPVIVNDTGSGEATTDASVDTSVPPTKPNTSTGGEDYSYLNGENSPFFQPTTEEEPAQ from the coding sequence ATGCGAAACAAATCACTTATTCTGCTGCTTGCCATTGTCTGTGGAACAGTTGCAGCGATTGGCATTAGCCAATGGATGCAAGCTCGCTCAACGGTTGGAGGAACGACCGCGACCGTCGAAATTTTTGTGGCTGCCAAGGCAATCGATTTGGGCGAACAGGTAACACCAGAAAAAATCAGGCTTGAACCTTGGCCGGCTGACCGCATTCCCGAAGGCTCTGTCGGAGATCTGGCCTTGCTCGAAGGCAAGTACGCGAAACAAAAATTCTACGTCGGCGAACCGGTCATGCCAGTCAAGTTGATGGATAACAACATGGCCACGATCCCGATGGGGTTCCAAGTGGTATCGATGCGAGCGGATGCCGAAAATAGTATCTCGAACTTGGTCCAACCGGGTGACCGGGTCAACGTGATGGCTTACTTCACGAAAAGCGAAGTGATCCCCCAAACAATGACCAAGACCGTCATCAACGGGGTTCGCATTTTCGCGATCGACGGAAAGACTGAACGAGTTACCGATTCCGAGGACCGCGTCCAGAACGCACGGACCATACAACTACTGATTCACGCAGGCGATGTCGACGCATGGACGTATGCGAATGAACTGGGCAAGATCCGCTTGACGCTCGGCAACCCGGGCGATTACGACGAAGCGGTCCAGAAAGACGGGCCCAGTAAAGCGGCGGAAGAATTCGTAAGCTGGATCGCCGACTACCAAGCAGCTCAAGAATCGCTACGCAACAAAAAGAACGAACCGCAGGTGCGAACGATTGGTTTACCAGCAGCAGCACCCCCCGAGCCCGAGAAAAAGAAAAAGAACGGTTTCAAAATGATCAAGATGGTCCAAGGCCGGATGATCGAATACTGGATCGCCGATAATGAATTGCCAGTAATCGTTAACGATACAGGATCCGGTGAAGCCACGACCGATGCATCGGTCGACACATCCGTGCCACCCACAAAACCGAATACGTCAACCGGAGGAGAGGACTACAGCTATCTCAATGGTGAGAACAGTCCTTTTTTCCAACCGACGACTGAAGAAGAGCCTGCTCAATAG
- a CDS encoding Flp family type IVb pilin → MKNFAEGIVKFLQEEDGPTAVEYAVMLALIVVVCIGTVGTLGTNAEARFKDVADSMAAGS, encoded by the coding sequence ATGAAGAATTTCGCTGAAGGTATCGTCAAGTTTTTGCAAGAAGAAGATGGCCCAACTGCTGTTGAGTATGCCGTCATGCTTGCGTTGATCGTTGTTGTTTGTATCGGTACCGTTGGTACGCTTGGAACGAACGCTGAAGCTCGTTTCAAAGACGTTGCTGACTCGATGGCAGCCGGATCTTAA
- a CDS encoding pilus assembly protein N-terminal domain-containing protein, whose translation MQTNRLNAKSAASLMMMVGLLVSGSFGFVQGDEPVRLASNDSAANHSISQSIERLEMLVKSSRILTLEDRIPKFQVHNEDVIGATPVSQNQVQIFAKVPGTTQLNLWDTNNKLYTVDVTVLADAREVEGILAIQLPYAALKVMPVNTSAIVSGVVTSIDDVDRAIAIVEQYYPTVVNNIRVVGVQQVLLHTKIMEVSRTKLRDLGVDLSVLSNGNLFLNAPADLLSVSASSIDADGIFSLAQSADGANARIFTGNFDALIKALRQDDLLKLLAEPTVVATHGRPSRFIVGGKVPYIVPAGNGSVSVNYEEYGTSVDFLPFVVGPGRIRLEVRPEVSEVDTARSIITSGTQVYAFTHRYVETAVEMQAGQTFAIAGLLQSRTESRRRATPFFGELPYIGAMFRRVEERRNDIELLVTVTPEIVGAMDPFETPSGGPGLNSDSPNDCEFYGKGFLEVPNLKGGDCGPPCPSGNAGEQGFGPGGPAINYGPANYGPPMNGPPMNGPPMNGPPMNGPGVYGPGFDPAMQQAPIYPPGAIVPGNHPVVVGDGVTLMEPQN comes from the coding sequence ATGCAAACGAATCGACTTAACGCTAAATCGGCCGCATCTTTGATGATGATGGTAGGTTTATTGGTATCGGGTTCCTTTGGATTCGTTCAAGGTGACGAACCCGTTCGCTTGGCGTCGAACGACTCGGCAGCGAATCATAGTATTTCTCAGTCAATCGAACGACTCGAGATGCTGGTGAAAAGTAGTCGTATCCTAACCTTGGAAGATCGAATTCCTAAATTCCAAGTCCACAATGAAGATGTCATTGGTGCGACGCCCGTTTCTCAGAACCAGGTGCAAATCTTTGCAAAGGTTCCTGGGACGACTCAGCTCAATCTTTGGGACACCAACAATAAACTCTACACCGTGGATGTCACCGTTTTGGCAGATGCTCGCGAGGTGGAAGGAATCTTGGCGATTCAATTGCCCTACGCGGCTTTGAAGGTAATGCCAGTCAACACCAGTGCGATTGTTTCGGGGGTCGTTACCAGTATTGATGATGTGGATCGAGCCATCGCGATCGTCGAACAGTACTACCCCACCGTGGTCAACAACATCCGAGTGGTTGGGGTGCAACAAGTATTGCTTCACACGAAGATCATGGAGGTATCGCGAACAAAACTACGCGATCTAGGTGTCGATTTAAGTGTGTTGAGCAATGGCAATCTCTTCTTGAACGCTCCGGCGGACCTATTGAGTGTGTCCGCATCGTCAATCGATGCGGATGGGATATTTTCGCTGGCGCAATCAGCAGACGGCGCCAATGCCCGAATCTTCACTGGCAACTTTGACGCATTGATCAAGGCTCTGCGCCAAGATGACTTGCTAAAACTATTGGCGGAACCGACTGTGGTCGCAACCCACGGCCGACCGTCTCGCTTCATCGTTGGTGGTAAAGTTCCTTACATCGTGCCGGCAGGAAATGGCAGTGTATCGGTTAACTACGAAGAGTATGGAACGTCGGTTGACTTCCTGCCATTCGTGGTGGGGCCTGGCCGAATTCGGCTAGAGGTTCGGCCGGAAGTCAGCGAGGTCGATACAGCTCGATCGATCATAACCTCAGGGACTCAGGTTTACGCGTTCACACATCGCTACGTGGAAACGGCCGTCGAGATGCAGGCGGGCCAAACCTTTGCAATCGCGGGTTTGCTTCAATCACGCACCGAATCACGCAGGCGAGCCACGCCGTTCTTTGGTGAGTTGCCATATATCGGGGCGATGTTTCGACGAGTCGAAGAACGACGAAATGATATTGAGTTGTTGGTTACCGTTACACCGGAGATCGTTGGAGCGATGGACCCATTCGAAACGCCGTCGGGTGGACCAGGACTCAATTCCGATTCACCGAATGATTGCGAGTTCTACGGGAAGGGATTCCTCGAAGTCCCGAACTTGAAGGGTGGAGATTGTGGTCCACCCTGTCCGAGCGGAAACGCTGGCGAGCAGGGATTCGGTCCGGGCGGGCCTGCGATCAACTACGGGCCTGCCAATTATGGTCCCCCTATGAATGGTCCCCCTATGAACGGGCCCCCTATGAATGGGCCGCCTATGAACGGGCCGGGCGTTTATGGGCCTGGATTTGACCCTGCCATGCAACAAGCTCCAATCTATCCGCCTGGAGCGATCGTGCCTGGGAATCACCCCGTGGTTGTCGGAGACGGAGTCACGCTCATGGAACCGCAGAACTAA
- a CDS encoding A24 family peptidase — MDTLLQGMVEHWTVWFVTAVLIVAAVIDGAILKVPNWLTFPFIICGWVHWTLDSGFAGLGYSLLGTMVGMMLLLVLRNVGGMGAGDVKLLAGVGAWLGTITTLWAFAATAIVGGVMAVFMIMASGQWQKHYAMAHQILNEWKTVRKPSKLAEIARERKPTMKLLPYGIPMAIGSIAYFAIAGLLV, encoded by the coding sequence ATGGATACTTTACTTCAAGGCATGGTCGAGCATTGGACCGTTTGGTTCGTTACGGCGGTTCTAATCGTGGCTGCTGTCATCGACGGAGCCATTTTGAAGGTCCCAAATTGGTTGACGTTCCCCTTCATCATCTGCGGCTGGGTTCACTGGACACTCGATTCGGGTTTTGCCGGACTCGGTTACAGCCTACTCGGAACGATGGTCGGCATGATGCTGCTGCTGGTCCTTCGTAATGTCGGCGGCATGGGAGCCGGTGACGTGAAACTGCTCGCCGGAGTCGGTGCTTGGCTTGGAACGATTACGACTTTGTGGGCCTTCGCAGCGACGGCAATTGTCGGTGGCGTGATGGCAGTCTTCATGATTATGGCTAGCGGACAATGGCAAAAGCATTACGCCATGGCTCACCAAATCCTGAACGAATGGAAAACGGTCCGAAAACCGTCCAAATTGGCGGAAATTGCCCGCGAACGAAAACCGACGATGAAATTACTGCCCTACGGCATTCCCATGGCAATCGGCTCCATCGCCTACTTCGCCATCGCCGGCCTATTGGTGTAG
- a CDS encoding PulJ/GspJ family protein: MTQKRKAYTLIEVITSMSLGMSLMGLAIGLVHQSMTIKSISDQRARHDRNSQRLLDEFRKDVHAAVSCVMIEDGIEISLPAGKRIEYVSQDDRITRMEPLTEDRIRREAYELSEPFFAQFSIAGDPSQAILTIKCRCGNDGERVDRQAIVRVGR; encoded by the coding sequence ATGACTCAAAAACGCAAAGCATACACTTTGATTGAAGTGATCACGTCGATGTCGCTGGGGATGTCGCTAATGGGATTGGCGATTGGATTGGTCCATCAATCGATGACGATCAAGTCGATCTCGGATCAACGAGCAAGACATGATCGAAACTCACAACGCTTACTCGATGAATTTCGCAAAGATGTTCACGCCGCCGTGTCGTGTGTCATGATCGAGGACGGAATCGAAATCTCGCTACCAGCCGGAAAGCGTATCGAATACGTCTCCCAGGATGATCGCATAACGCGGATGGAACCGCTGACAGAAGATCGAATTCGCCGAGAAGCGTATGAACTGAGTGAACCCTTTTTCGCACAATTTTCGATTGCGGGCGATCCGAGTCAAGCCATATTAACGATCAAATGCCGCTGCGGTAACGACGGAGAAAGGGTCGATCGGCAAGCGATCGTACGGGTGGGACGATGA
- a CDS encoding DUF1559 domain-containing protein, which produces MMQCPNRKVSRPTASAFTLVELLVVIAIIGVLVGLLLPAVQAAREAARRSSCQNNSMQLGLAVHSHEFTYERLPMGVINPSGPIRNEPIGQHVSWMVEILPFIEQLNAFEHFDQEAGAYAPENAPVRTLSIGTFRCPSCPIASSDVTVSLEDEFRSVGLSDYAGCHHASEAPIAEENNGVLFLNSRIRYSDILDGSSQTILIGEAIPDAGSLGWTSGTRSTLRNTGSRINSERPMNAMAARVDRGSLTVGGFSSFHSGGANFVFADGSIHFLSNSIDEELYVQLGNRADGELLKGRGF; this is translated from the coding sequence ATGATGCAATGTCCAAATAGAAAGGTTTCACGGCCAACGGCATCCGCGTTTACGCTGGTTGAATTGTTGGTCGTTATCGCGATTATTGGAGTACTGGTGGGGCTGTTGTTGCCCGCAGTCCAAGCGGCTCGCGAGGCGGCTCGTCGATCGAGCTGCCAAAACAACAGTATGCAGCTCGGTTTGGCAGTGCATAGCCACGAGTTTACCTATGAGCGACTTCCGATGGGGGTCATCAATCCAAGCGGCCCCATTCGAAATGAGCCGATTGGACAACACGTAAGTTGGATGGTAGAAATCTTGCCGTTTATCGAACAACTCAATGCGTTCGAGCATTTCGATCAAGAAGCAGGCGCTTACGCCCCCGAGAACGCTCCCGTGCGTACGTTAAGTATTGGAACCTTCCGATGCCCGTCTTGCCCGATCGCTTCCTCGGATGTGACCGTATCCCTCGAGGACGAGTTTCGATCGGTTGGATTGAGTGATTATGCAGGCTGTCATCACGCCAGCGAAGCTCCGATTGCGGAAGAGAACAACGGAGTGTTGTTCTTGAATAGCCGTATCCGCTACTCTGATATTCTCGACGGCAGTTCGCAAACCATCTTGATCGGTGAAGCGATTCCTGACGCCGGGTCGTTGGGATGGACGTCGGGAACACGATCGACACTCCGCAATACCGGCTCAAGAATCAATAGCGAACGGCCAATGAATGCTATGGCAGCACGTGTCGACCGCGGTTCATTGACGGTCGGCGGTTTCAGTAGTTTTCATTCTGGCGGTGCGAACTTTGTATTCGCTGATGGCTCGATTCATTTCTTGTCCAACAGTATCGATGAAGAACTCTATGTCCAACTCGGAAACCGAGCCGACGGTGAGCTATTGAAGGGACGGGGTTTTTGA
- a CDS encoding AAA family ATPase, whose amino-acid sequence MSNVLRIALVDPNDATRDSLKGMLLGIDTVWLEADCSRYEFFPDIIDQTVPDVGVVALDSDPDKAIELIQRLSVASPQTSLLAVSENTDGHQILRTIRAGAKEFLTLPLTAEELASTLDRISQQKFGASEGGSRACEVIAVAGATGGVGSTSTAVNLGCVLAADPTNSVALVDLDLALGDADVFLDSIPEYTLADVVQNVSRLDIQLLKRSLTKHGSGLYLLPRPVELHDAETINAESIRKVIGLLKASFTHLVIDLSKTYSSVDMAAMESATRVLLVTQLDLPCLRNVVRLMMSFEEIGDLHERVEIVVNRAGLDSGQISLKKAKETLGRDIFALLPNDYRTMVEVRNNGVPLITQAPKAAITHAIADLAAKLEDRHTHEEEPQADDSVTTSKWKKFWPGVAKK is encoded by the coding sequence ATGAGTAACGTACTGAGAATTGCCCTTGTCGATCCCAACGATGCAACAAGAGACTCTTTGAAGGGGATGCTGTTAGGGATCGACACGGTTTGGCTTGAAGCGGACTGTTCCCGCTACGAGTTCTTCCCAGATATCATTGATCAAACGGTTCCTGACGTAGGCGTGGTCGCCCTCGACTCGGATCCCGACAAAGCCATCGAGTTGATCCAACGGTTATCCGTCGCATCGCCACAAACTTCCCTATTGGCCGTGAGTGAAAACACCGACGGCCATCAGATTTTGCGTACCATTCGGGCGGGAGCAAAAGAGTTTTTGACGTTGCCGCTGACCGCTGAAGAGTTGGCGAGCACGTTGGACCGAATTAGCCAACAAAAGTTTGGGGCCAGCGAAGGGGGATCGCGAGCATGCGAGGTGATTGCCGTTGCCGGAGCAACCGGGGGCGTCGGTTCAACAAGCACCGCCGTCAACCTAGGTTGCGTTTTGGCCGCGGACCCGACCAACAGCGTCGCCCTCGTCGATCTCGACTTAGCCCTCGGGGACGCCGACGTGTTTCTCGATTCCATTCCCGAATATACACTCGCTGATGTGGTTCAGAACGTGTCGAGATTGGATATCCAACTTTTGAAGCGATCACTGACAAAACATGGTAGTGGATTGTATTTGCTACCTCGCCCTGTCGAGCTTCATGATGCCGAGACAATCAATGCCGAGAGTATCCGCAAGGTGATCGGTCTGCTCAAAGCCTCATTCACGCATCTGGTCATCGACCTGTCGAAGACTTATAGCAGCGTGGACATGGCGGCAATGGAGAGTGCAACGCGAGTTCTGCTCGTCACCCAACTCGATCTACCCTGCCTACGAAATGTCGTTCGTCTCATGATGAGCTTTGAAGAGATTGGTGACTTACACGAGAGAGTTGAAATCGTCGTCAACCGAGCAGGATTGGATTCAGGACAGATTAGCCTGAAGAAAGCAAAAGAGACACTCGGGCGAGATATCTTTGCATTGTTACCGAACGATTATCGAACGATGGTTGAAGTCCGAAACAATGGGGTTCCGCTTATCACGCAAGCTCCCAAGGCGGCCATTACCCATGCGATCGCTGATTTAGCAGCGAAGCTTGAAGACCGCCACACTCACGAAGAAGAACCGCAGGCGGACGATAGTGTCACGACGAGCAAATGGAAGAAGTTCTGGCCAGGCGTCGCAAAAAAATAG
- a CDS encoding leucyl aminopeptidase yields the protein MIPSQPFPSPKLESSTSSLESSSDVLILGVCEDDDGNAYLDSNGDLPKRLVEHLTQRKLISAKLGEVNKLVFPNTDGPSLIVCIGVGKTSDRTRDHAFDSAATAVRSINAEAQGVVDIALANCFAEETHDSIVAGILNACENQSIYQTTPKEFVPETLRFIGVGHQAIERGRIIGEAMIHLRRLVNEPPSEVYPESFAVKATEIAKASGLAIEVWDENRLETEGCRAILAVGAGSSKPPRLVIMRHQGGGAEPPLAFVGKGVTFDSGGLSLKPSDSMADMKCDMAGAATVVGLMHAISRLGIKRNVIGICGLAENMVSGTSYKLGDVIETRSGKTIEILNTDAEGRVVLADTLNVANDSKPSAIIDLATLTGACMVALGTEVAGLMTNNQTLCDSVRDAAGKEGEPVWQLPMFELYDEKVKSKVADIKNVGEGRWGGAITAAKFLENFVDATPWLHIDIAGPSFVDSARPHRDAGATGVMLRSLLRWVET from the coding sequence ATGATTCCTAGCCAACCCTTTCCATCCCCGAAGCTCGAATCGTCCACTTCATCGTTGGAATCAAGCTCAGATGTTTTGATCCTTGGAGTCTGCGAGGATGACGATGGGAATGCTTATTTGGATTCCAACGGCGACCTACCCAAGAGGTTGGTAGAGCATTTAACGCAGCGAAAATTGATATCGGCAAAACTTGGTGAAGTCAATAAACTCGTTTTTCCGAACACCGATGGGCCATCGCTGATTGTTTGCATCGGCGTAGGCAAAACGTCTGATCGAACGCGTGACCATGCTTTTGATTCGGCCGCAACCGCCGTTCGATCGATTAATGCCGAAGCACAAGGTGTTGTTGATATTGCACTAGCCAATTGCTTTGCTGAAGAGACGCACGATAGCATTGTCGCTGGAATTTTGAATGCGTGCGAGAATCAATCGATCTATCAAACGACTCCGAAGGAGTTTGTGCCTGAAACCCTTCGTTTCATTGGCGTGGGGCATCAAGCGATCGAACGAGGACGAATTATCGGTGAAGCGATGATTCATCTTCGTCGACTTGTCAATGAACCACCGTCGGAAGTTTACCCCGAGAGCTTTGCAGTCAAAGCAACCGAAATCGCAAAAGCGTCGGGTTTAGCGATCGAAGTTTGGGACGAAAACCGTTTAGAAACGGAAGGATGTCGTGCAATCCTGGCGGTCGGTGCGGGCTCATCCAAACCGCCGAGGCTGGTGATCATGCGGCACCAAGGCGGTGGAGCAGAGCCGCCGCTGGCGTTTGTCGGAAAAGGGGTTACTTTTGACAGTGGCGGTTTGTCGCTCAAACCAAGCGATTCGATGGCTGATATGAAATGCGATATGGCCGGGGCGGCTACTGTCGTGGGATTGATGCACGCAATTTCGCGACTTGGTATCAAACGCAATGTCATCGGAATTTGTGGATTGGCGGAGAATATGGTTAGCGGAACCAGTTACAAGCTTGGCGATGTGATCGAAACACGAAGCGGCAAAACGATCGAGATTTTGAATACCGATGCGGAAGGTCGTGTTGTGTTGGCCGATACGCTGAATGTTGCTAACGATTCAAAACCATCAGCGATAATCGATCTTGCCACCTTGACGGGAGCGTGCATGGTGGCGTTGGGCACGGAGGTTGCGGGTTTGATGACCAACAACCAAACGCTTTGCGATTCCGTGCGCGATGCGGCTGGCAAAGAAGGCGAGCCGGTTTGGCAACTTCCGATGTTCGAATTGTACGACGAAAAAGTGAAAAGCAAAGTTGCCGACATTAAGAATGTTGGCGAAGGACGCTGGGGCGGAGCAATCACTGCCGCGAAATTCTTAGAGAACTTTGTCGACGCGACACCTTGGCTGCATATCGATATCGCTGGACCCTCGTTCGTCGATTCCGCTCGGCCGCACCGCGATGCGGGGGCAACCGGCGTGATGCTGCGTTCGCTTTTGAGATGGGTCGAAACGTAG